The proteins below come from a single Mercenaria mercenaria strain notata chromosome 3, MADL_Memer_1, whole genome shotgun sequence genomic window:
- the LOC123533637 gene encoding uncharacterized protein LOC123533637, which yields MVKEHHLPVERVAKQFGIPITTLKDRIRGKTSVDVLKSGTPPLFSQEQEAFLSQHVITMAEIGFGYTRQETINLASDYAVHLGLREQDKPLSKQWFYNFLNRWPSIKVVKPRSLEMARARSATRPAIDQYFNELNKILTKYNLKDKPHCIYNIDEKGLSLEHKPPKIVTGTHYKPQAVTCGKSKTVTVIGGGNAVGNQVPPFFVFPGVRMLPGLLEGCTSGTSGTVSESGWSNTEVFTKYMTEHLEPHLPSRADGSKVLVLYDGHRSHVSLGLIEWAQKNGIVLFVLPPHCSHLLQPLDVSCYGPFEIAWNHACHQHLRQSGGCLITRFDVCKIGCKAYTSSLSASNIQSAFKHCGVYPFNPNVVPDSALAPASVFRPAPDTTENHEQEQALAVDDCNTDARLFLEKRGGEILKHVPVKKVRNTLSKVVSGKPITEQIVYEKIKEHVKSNAKPSLKKKQTAPGKRVVAADKKKTNLKKTHTVTEPIPSTSGIQAAQTEYSSSSESEDDTDVCCICQKFHPEELKNCISLTIVSWACCDKCNGWVHLGFCSPVRVIRRGDSFLCPKCTGTEE from the exons ATGGTAAAAGAACACCATCTACCTGTGGAACGTGTTGCCAAACAGTTTGGCATACCAATTACAACATTAAAAGATAGAATAAGAGGAAAAACATCAGTAGATGTCCTTAAGTCTGGTACTCCTCCTCTATTCTCACAAGAACAGGAAGCATTTCTGAGTCAGCACGTTATTACAATGGCTGAGATTGGTTTTGGATATACCCGGCAGGAAACAATTAACTTAGCCTCAGATTATGCTGTGCATCTTGGCCTAAGAGAACAAGACAAACCTCTTTCTAAACAGTGGTTTTATAACTTTCTGAACCGATGGCCTAGCATTAAAGTTGTGAAACCTAGATCTTTGGAGATGGCAAGAGCAAGAAGTGCAACCCGCCCGGCTATTGACCAGTACTTCAATGAACTAAACAAAATTCTCACCAAATACAACTTAAAAGATAAACCACATTGCATTTATAATATTGATGAGAAAGGTCTTTCACTTGAACATAAGCCACCAAAAATTGTCACAGGTACTCATTATAAACCACAGGCTGTTACATGTGGAAAGTCGAAAACAGTCACTGTGATTGGTGGAGGAAATGCTGTTGGAAACCAA GTGCCGCCCTTTTTCGTATTTCCTGGTGTTAGGATGCTTCCAGGTCTACTTGAAGGCTGTACTTCTGGCACGTCTGGAACAGTATCAGAATCTGGCTGGTCTAACACTGAAGTGTTCACAAAGTATATGACAGAGCATCTAGAGCCACATCTACCCTCTCGGGCTGACGGCAGTAAGGTGCTCGTATTGTATGATGGTCACAGAAGTCATGTTTCCTTGGGGCTGATTGAGTGGGCACAGAAGaatggtattgttttgtttgttcttcCCCCTCACTGTAGCCATTTACTACAGCCTCTGGACGTAAGTTGTTACGGGCCTTTTGAAATTGCCTGGAATCATGCCTGTCATCAACACCTTCGACAGTCTGGAGGTTGTTTGATTACCAGATTTGATGTGTGCAAGATTGGCTGTAAGGCATACACTTCTTCTCTTTCTGCAAGTAACATCCAGTCCGCCTTCAAACATTGTGGGGTATATCCATTTAACCCAAATGTAGTGCCAGATTCTGCTCTTGCACCTGCTTCAGTTTTTAGACCAGCACCTGATACCACAGAGAACCATGAACAAGAACAGGCCCTGGCTGTTGATGACTGCAATACTGATGCAAGGCTCTTCCTGGAAAAGAGAGGTGGGGAAATTTTGAAACATGTTCCAGTTAAAAAGGTAAGAAATACCTTAAGTAAAGTTGTGAGTGGGAAACCTATTACTGAACAAATTGTCtatgaaaaaatcaaagaacatgtAAAAAGTAATGCCAAACCAAgtctgaaaaaaaagcaaactgCTCCAGGGAAAAGAGTTGTAGCAGCAGATAAAAAGAAAACTAACTTAAAGAAAACACATACCGTCACTGAACCCATTCCGAGTACATCTGGTATTCAGGCAGCCCAGACAGAATACTCTTCCTCTTCTGAATCTGAAGATGACACTGATGTGTGCTGCATTTGTCAAAAATTCCATCCTGAGGAGCTCAAGAATTGCATCAGTCTAACCATAGTCTCTTGGGCATGCTGTGATAAATGCAATGGCTGGGTACACCTTGGATTCTGTTCCCCAGTCAGGGTTATTAGAAGAGGTGACTCCTTCCTGTGTCCAAAGTGCACAGGTACAGAGGAGTAA